One Trueperaceae bacterium DNA window includes the following coding sequences:
- a CDS encoding KH domain-containing protein, translating to MVVDLVNYCLVNLVQDPERLEVRAEREDRTVVIKVRCAPEDAGRVIGRGGRVINAVRTLARAAADGRQRVEVQLLE from the coding sequence ATGGTCGTCGACCTCGTCAACTACTGTCTCGTGAACCTGGTGCAGGACCCTGAGCGGTTGGAGGTCCGGGCCGAGCGCGAGGACCGCACCGTCGTCATCAAGGTGCGCTGCGCCCCCGAGGACGCGGGGCGCGTCATCGGACGCGGCGGTCGCGTGATCAACGCCGTGCGCACGCTGGCGCGCGCCGCCGCCGACGGCAGGCAGCGCGTCGAGGTCCAGCTGCTGGAATGA
- the trmD gene encoding tRNA (guanosine(37)-N1)-methyltransferase TrmD: MRFTVYTLFPGLVTPYLGEALLARAIREGIVEVEVRDLRRFAGNRTGRVDDAPYGGGAGMVMRVDVAASAIDEAAGDDPPPDEVVLLTPAGERLTQPLVEELASRRHVCLLSARYEGFDARVESLVTREVSIGDFVLMGGELPALCVIEAVTRLLPGALGDEESHRQDSFASGLLDYPEYTRPAEFRGLAVPEVLLSGHHGNVAAWRRREALRRTLLRRPDLLARAALTEEDERELARLRAELGIEGVVSADADEADG; the protein is encoded by the coding sequence TTGCGCTTCACCGTCTACACCCTCTTCCCCGGGCTCGTGACGCCCTACCTGGGCGAGGCGCTGCTGGCGCGGGCCATCCGCGAGGGCATCGTCGAGGTCGAGGTGCGCGACCTGAGGCGCTTCGCCGGCAACCGCACGGGACGCGTCGACGACGCGCCCTACGGCGGCGGAGCCGGGATGGTCATGCGCGTCGACGTCGCCGCGTCCGCGATCGACGAGGCCGCCGGCGACGACCCCCCGCCCGACGAGGTCGTGCTGCTCACGCCCGCGGGCGAGCGCCTGACACAGCCCCTGGTGGAGGAGCTCGCCTCGCGCCGGCACGTCTGCCTGCTGTCGGCCCGCTACGAGGGCTTCGACGCGCGCGTCGAGAGCCTGGTCACGCGCGAGGTGTCGATAGGCGACTTCGTGCTGATGGGCGGCGAGCTGCCGGCCCTGTGCGTGATCGAGGCCGTGACGCGCCTGCTCCCCGGGGCCCTCGGCGACGAGGAGAGCCACCGCCAGGACTCGTTCGCCTCCGGCCTGCTCGACTACCCCGAGTACACGCGCCCGGCGGAGTTCCGCGGCCTCGCGGTACCGGAGGTGCTCCTCTCCGGCCACCACGGCAACGTCGCGGCGTGGCGACGACGCGAGGCGCTGCGGCGGACCCTGCTGCGCCGACCCGACCTCCTGGCGCGAGCCGCGCTCACCGAGGAGGACGAGCGAGAGCTGGCGCGCCTGCGCGCCGAGCTGGGGATCGAAGGGGTCGTCAGCGCCGACGCCGACGAGGCGGACGGCTGA